One genomic region from Neisseria weaveri encodes:
- a CDS encoding sensor histidine kinase: MIIRLFFCITALFCATVSAKTWYVGVLAPQGAEAARSQWQPWLDWLGKKQEGEQFVLVPLSLNNWQKELSSQRIDFALGPQAQFVSLPDTQGWRWLATARFPSGHKPKAAEQVASTIWVRADSGLGSETDLRGLTVAAVDVQAFGGFMLAESALLEKGLRSGRDYQVVFTGYPVEQTLTALQNKEVDAAITPLCLMEEWRVQQGLPESSFKPLHVHSVVNNCISGTPVFPHWVLAALPSVPEQTASRIAASLMGSTAAAGIPSWSPPVSFVEAEQVLASLGRHPLHPNWQMQWKNWLYENTILVGAVALMLVISLINYGWMGWLAYRRRKKLEQAYRQLLERDRLLAHADRMNIAGEMAAGLAHELNQPMAAIHYYAEACLQLLEAGKQPESIRKALHNIIQTTERGSRIIRNLRQWSKTPEHVYTDARIEDILQHCADWLACQKHAPQLHWHNQSGLSSIRTVAGIVEQVLMNCLLNCQQQQAKRIDITIFRRPESEELVIRIEDDAGGFNQDILAQPFIPFRSTKSDGLGLGLVICDRLLRGIGGSITLANRSDDIAGARIEISLPERNTDA, from the coding sequence ATGATCATTCGGCTGTTTTTTTGCATCACCGCACTGTTTTGCGCCACCGTTTCGGCGAAAACATGGTATGTCGGCGTCTTGGCGCCGCAAGGTGCGGAAGCGGCGCGCAGCCAATGGCAGCCGTGGCTGGATTGGCTGGGCAAGAAACAGGAAGGCGAGCAGTTTGTGCTCGTTCCTTTAAGTTTGAACAATTGGCAGAAAGAGCTGTCTTCGCAGCGGATTGATTTCGCGCTGGGGCCGCAGGCGCAGTTTGTTTCGCTGCCCGATACGCAGGGCTGGCGTTGGCTGGCGACAGCGCGTTTCCCCAGCGGGCATAAGCCGAAAGCGGCCGAACAAGTCGCCAGCACGATTTGGGTGCGCGCCGATTCGGGTTTGGGCAGCGAAACCGACTTGCGCGGATTAACCGTTGCCGCCGTTGACGTTCAGGCGTTCGGCGGGTTTATGTTGGCCGAATCGGCTTTATTGGAAAAAGGATTACGCTCGGGGCGGGATTATCAGGTCGTGTTTACCGGCTATCCTGTGGAGCAGACCTTAACCGCCCTGCAAAACAAAGAAGTCGATGCCGCCATCACGCCTTTGTGCCTGATGGAAGAATGGCGCGTGCAGCAAGGTCTGCCCGAAAGCAGCTTCAAACCGCTGCACGTTCACAGCGTCGTCAACAACTGCATCTCCGGCACGCCTGTTTTCCCGCATTGGGTGCTGGCCGCCCTGCCCTCCGTGCCGGAGCAAACCGCCTCGCGCATCGCCGCCTCCTTGATGGGCAGCACCGCCGCAGCAGGCATACCGTCGTGGTCTCCGCCGGTTTCGTTTGTGGAGGCAGAACAAGTGTTGGCGAGTTTAGGGCGGCATCCCCTGCATCCCAACTGGCAGATGCAATGGAAAAACTGGCTGTATGAAAACACGATACTTGTCGGCGCCGTGGCGCTGATGCTGGTGATTTCCCTCATCAACTACGGCTGGATGGGCTGGCTGGCTTACCGACGCCGCAAAAAGCTCGAACAAGCCTACCGTCAATTATTAGAGCGCGACCGCCTGCTGGCACACGCCGACCGCATGAACATCGCCGGCGAAATGGCGGCCGGTCTCGCGCACGAACTCAACCAGCCGATGGCCGCCATCCATTACTACGCCGAAGCCTGCCTACAATTATTGGAAGCCGGCAAACAGCCCGAATCCATACGCAAAGCCCTGCACAACATCATCCAAACCACCGAGCGCGGCAGCCGCATCATCCGCAATTTGCGGCAATGGAGCAAAACGCCCGAACACGTTTATACCGACGCGCGCATAGAAGACATCCTGCAACACTGCGCCGACTGGCTGGCCTGCCAAAAACACGCCCCGCAGCTGCATTGGCACAATCAAAGCGGCTTATCCTCCATCCGCACCGTTGCCGGCATTGTCGAACAAGTTTTGATGAATTGCCTGCTCAACTGCCAGCAACAACAGGCCAAGCGGATCGACATCACCATTTTCAGACGGCCTGAATCCGAAGAGCTGGTAATCCGTATTGAAGACGATGCCGGCGGCTTCAACCAAGACATCTTGGCCCAACCTTTTATCCCGTTCCGCAGTACCAAATCCGACGGCTTGGGTTTAGGCTTGGTCATCTGCGACCGCCTGCTGCGCGGCATCGGCGGCAGCATCACCTTAGCCAACCGCTCTGACGACATTGCCGGCGCCCGAATCGAAATCTCTTTACCCGAAAGGAACACCGATGCCTGA
- a CDS encoding cytochrome c, with the protein MKMFTKAALAVAILFGAAYGGAKWITYSRSPQSATAVEASSETIKRGEYVARLSDCFACHTAPKGKPYAGGLAMQTPLGAVYSTNITPDKESGIGNYTYAQFKNAVQHGIRSDGTPLYPAMPYPSYTIMPDDDMRAMYVYFMNGVEPVSQKNADSTLPPVLNWRWPLAYWQAMFAPQRQFEADRRFDARINRGKYLVEGPGHCGACHTPRGFAYQEKALSDDKRHFLSGAVIDGWRAKSLRGEERGLGTWSEAELQDFFASGRTDVTAAFGAMAEVVEHSTQYWTDEDLKAMSAYLKTLSPSPDKAQGLPKREDTTTAMLKSGKYNSRGAMLYAEHCIACHRADGNGMARIFPALNKNSAVYANNAQSVIQVTLEGGRTPHTKHDTMAFTMPGFRHLSDEDIAEVVNFVRNSWHNQAPEVKAGDVAEIRRFVNTKAPNIVPQTASGDHHE; encoded by the coding sequence ATGAAAATGTTTACCAAAGCGGCTCTGGCTGTGGCGATATTGTTCGGCGCGGCATACGGCGGAGCCAAATGGATAACCTACAGCCGCAGCCCTCAAAGCGCGACGGCGGTTGAGGCAAGTTCGGAGACGATCAAACGCGGCGAATACGTTGCCCGTTTGTCGGACTGCTTTGCCTGCCACACCGCACCCAAAGGCAAACCCTACGCGGGCGGTTTGGCGATGCAAACGCCTTTAGGCGCGGTGTACAGCACCAATATCACGCCGGATAAAGAAAGCGGCATCGGCAATTATACTTACGCCCAGTTCAAAAACGCCGTGCAACACGGCATCCGTTCAGACGGCACCCCGCTGTATCCGGCCATGCCTTATCCGTCTTATACGATTATGCCCGACGACGATATGCGCGCAATGTATGTTTATTTTATGAACGGCGTGGAGCCGGTATCCCAAAAAAATGCCGACAGCACCCTGCCGCCCGTATTGAATTGGCGCTGGCCTCTCGCGTATTGGCAAGCGATGTTTGCACCGCAGCGGCAGTTTGAAGCCGACCGCCGTTTTGATGCCCGCATCAACCGCGGCAAATATCTGGTCGAAGGCCCCGGACACTGCGGCGCCTGCCATACGCCGCGCGGCTTTGCTTATCAGGAAAAAGCCTTGAGCGACGATAAACGCCATTTCTTGAGCGGTGCCGTGATTGACGGCTGGCGCGCGAAAAGCCTGCGCGGCGAAGAACGCGGTTTAGGCACATGGAGCGAAGCCGAGTTGCAGGATTTCTTTGCCAGCGGCCGCACCGATGTTACTGCTGCATTCGGCGCTATGGCCGAAGTGGTGGAACACAGTACGCAATATTGGACGGACGAAGACCTGAAAGCCATGTCGGCTTATTTGAAAACGTTGTCTCCGTCGCCCGATAAAGCACAAGGGCTGCCCAAACGTGAAGACACGACCACAGCCATGCTGAAAAGCGGCAAATACAACAGCCGCGGTGCCATGCTGTATGCCGAACACTGCATCGCCTGCCACCGTGCCGACGGCAACGGCATGGCGCGCATTTTCCCGGCGTTGAATAAAAACAGCGCGGTTTACGCCAACAACGCCCAATCCGTGATTCAAGTGACGCTCGAAGGCGGGCGCACGCCGCACACCAAGCACGACACTATGGCGTTTACCATGCCCGGATTCAGGCACTTGAGCGACGAAGACATCGCCGAAGTCGTGAATTTTGTCCGCAACAGCTGGCACAACCAAGCTCCGGAAGTCAAAGCGGGCGACGTTGCCGAAATCCGCCGTTTTGTCAACACCAAAGCACCCAACATCGTGCCTCAAACCGCATCGGGAGACCATCATGAATAA
- a CDS encoding c-type cytochrome, producing MNKTLALLGMTVGAALFGLAGCNERPSEKTAEHPYTYPIVTGKGDQKKVVGQYTVPADSDIEKEPNAEQIRYGQRLMNETPRLLPEHVGSKMNCSSCHIAQGKVPGGNPYINTYNRYPRVMPRPGKEIDLVGRINGCFQRSMNGKPLPKDSEAMQAMVAYIKWVGQGVPKGRQVDIVNAVKIDTNLVPNPERGKNLYAQHCAACHGSNGEGKKDGTGVYAFPPLWGDESFNIGAGMARTYKAAAFIKAAMPMGAQMHGMWGEGKVLTDQEAVDIAEYFTHQPRPDFAGKVKDWPNGDKPKDARY from the coding sequence ATGAATAAAACACTCGCTTTATTGGGCATGACCGTCGGCGCGGCTCTTTTCGGATTGGCAGGCTGCAACGAGAGGCCGTCTGAAAAAACAGCCGAACACCCCTACACCTATCCGATTGTGACCGGCAAGGGCGACCAGAAAAAAGTAGTCGGCCAATACACGGTACCGGCCGACAGCGACATCGAAAAAGAGCCGAATGCCGAGCAAATCCGCTACGGCCAACGCTTGATGAACGAAACCCCGCGCCTGCTCCCCGAGCATGTCGGCAGCAAAATGAACTGCAGCAGCTGCCACATCGCACAAGGCAAAGTGCCGGGCGGCAACCCCTACATCAACACCTACAACCGCTATCCCCGCGTGATGCCCCGCCCGGGTAAAGAAATCGACTTGGTCGGCCGCATCAACGGCTGCTTCCAACGCTCCATGAACGGCAAACCGCTGCCCAAAGACAGCGAAGCCATGCAGGCGATGGTGGCCTATATCAAATGGGTCGGACAAGGCGTACCCAAAGGCCGGCAAGTCGATATCGTAAACGCCGTGAAGATAGACACCAACCTCGTGCCCAATCCCGAACGCGGCAAAAACCTGTATGCCCAACATTGCGCCGCATGCCACGGCAGCAACGGCGAAGGTAAAAAAGACGGCACCGGCGTCTATGCCTTCCCGCCGCTGTGGGGTGACGAATCCTTCAATATCGGCGCAGGCATGGCACGCACCTACAAAGCCGCCGCCTTCATCAAAGCCGCCATGCCCATGGGCGCACAAATGCACGGCATGTGGGGCGAAGGCAAAGTCTTGACCGACCAAGAAGCCGTGGACATCGCCGAATATTTCACCCACCAACCGCGCCCGGACTTTGCCGGCAAGGTTAAAGACTGGCCGAACGGCGACAAACCGAAAGACGCACGGTATTGA
- the ypfJ gene encoding KPN_02809 family neutral zinc metallopeptidase, with amino-acid sequence MRWQGRKQSSNIEDRRGQSRRVGGKGTGIIGLIVLLIGAYYGIDLSGVVGGGAASIGGAPANQPVLESKQEAQLKELAGVVLHDTELTWGEYFAKHGSRYTPPKLALYTAGTQTACGMGQAAMGPFYCPLDQKIYLDLSFYEDMRKKLGASGDAAFGYVIAHEVGHHVQNLLGILPQVQQAQQESNKTRANALSVKLELQADCFAGIWGNYAVANNIFEQGDIEEAFAAAEAVGDDRLQHQHQGYVVPDSFTHGSSADRKAWFRRGLQSGNIDQCNTFATR; translated from the coding sequence ATGCGCTGGCAAGGAAGAAAACAAAGCTCGAATATCGAAGACCGACGCGGCCAAAGCCGACGCGTCGGCGGTAAAGGCACAGGCATTATCGGCCTGATCGTATTACTGATCGGCGCATATTACGGCATCGACTTATCCGGTGTTGTCGGCGGCGGTGCGGCAAGTATCGGCGGCGCCCCTGCCAACCAACCCGTATTGGAAAGCAAACAGGAAGCGCAGCTTAAAGAGCTGGCCGGTGTGGTTTTGCATGATACCGAATTGACTTGGGGCGAATATTTTGCCAAACACGGCAGCCGTTACACTCCGCCGAAGCTCGCGCTTTACACCGCCGGCACGCAAACCGCCTGCGGCATGGGACAAGCCGCTATGGGGCCTTTTTACTGCCCGCTCGACCAGAAAATTTATTTGGATTTATCGTTTTACGAAGATATGCGTAAAAAACTCGGCGCGTCAGGCGATGCCGCGTTCGGCTATGTGATTGCGCATGAAGTCGGACACCACGTTCAAAATCTGCTGGGCATTCTGCCTCAAGTGCAGCAGGCACAGCAGGAATCCAACAAAACCCGCGCCAACGCACTGTCTGTCAAACTGGAATTGCAGGCCGACTGTTTTGCCGGCATTTGGGGCAACTATGCCGTTGCCAACAATATTTTCGAGCAAGGCGATATTGAAGAAGCCTTTGCCGCCGCCGAAGCCGTAGGCGACGACCGCCTGCAACACCAGCATCAGGGTTATGTGGTGCCGGACAGCTTTACCCACGGCTCGTCTGCCGACCGCAAAGCCTGGTTCCGCCGCGGCCTGCAAAGCGGCAACATCGACCAATGCAATACGTTTGCCACCCGCTAA
- a CDS encoding RDD family protein, translating into MQNLRPVTLKRRTAALMYEALLVGAVTAFASLVAGVAAMGLNTLSPLLSSLAVTLILMASWWYYFKLNWHKKGQTLPMQVWKIGLADLNGIQPALPQLRLRFMWACVFIVFVPLLAYLALRYLMGVPPKTAFGAALIWWILPWGFAWFNSDRQFLYDYLAGTRLVDLKQPPQHKKTKAV; encoded by the coding sequence ATGCAAAATCTCCGTCCGGTTACTTTAAAACGGCGCACTGCCGCCTTAATGTACGAAGCCTTATTGGTCGGCGCCGTTACCGCCTTTGCCTCACTTGTTGCCGGTGTTGCTGCAATGGGTTTGAATACTTTGTCGCCGCTGTTGTCGAGCTTGGCGGTAACGCTGATTCTGATGGCTTCATGGTGGTATTACTTCAAACTCAACTGGCATAAAAAAGGCCAAACCCTGCCCATGCAGGTTTGGAAAATCGGCTTGGCCGACCTGAACGGCATACAACCTGCGCTGCCCCAACTGCGTTTGCGCTTTATGTGGGCCTGCGTATTTATTGTTTTTGTGCCGCTACTGGCTTATCTGGCCTTACGTTATCTGATGGGCGTACCGCCGAAAACCGCTTTCGGCGCGGCTTTGATTTGGTGGATACTGCCCTGGGGCTTTGCCTGGTTTAACAGCGACCGGCAATTTCTCTACGACTATCTGGCCGGTACGCGCCTGGTTGATTTGAAACAGCCGCCCCAACATAAAAAAACAAAGGCCGTCTGA
- the miaA gene encoding tRNA (adenosine(37)-N6)-dimethylallyltransferase MiaA, which translates to MHTPKALALLGPTASGKTGLALALSQHFPIEIISLDSALVYKNMDIGTAKPTAAEMAAVPHHLINIISPLQSYSAAEFVTDCVRLVDDIHARGRLPLIVGGTMMYFHALTEGLNRLPQADGHVRSRLQAEKAEFGLSHLYRRLQEIDPETAGRLEPQDSQRIERALEVYALTGKPLSVHFSEQAAFSPPLSLHTVALLPEDRAKLHTQIARRFDLMLEQGLIDEMHNLKALYPELDENMPSMRCVGYRQAWDYLEGRLNYESFIEKGVAATRQLAKRQLTWLRKIPFSQSTDPYRDNIFQTASEAAKRHFGL; encoded by the coding sequence ATGCACACACCCAAAGCATTGGCTTTATTAGGCCCGACAGCCAGCGGGAAAACCGGTCTGGCCTTGGCGCTTTCCCAACATTTTCCGATTGAAATCATCAGCTTGGATTCCGCGCTGGTGTATAAAAACATGGATATCGGCACTGCCAAGCCGACGGCTGCAGAAATGGCGGCGGTTCCCCATCATTTGATCAATATTATTTCGCCGCTGCAAAGTTACAGCGCGGCGGAATTTGTAACCGACTGCGTGCGCTTGGTGGACGATATTCATGCGCGCGGCAGGTTGCCGTTGATTGTCGGCGGGACGATGATGTATTTCCATGCGCTGACGGAAGGCTTGAACCGACTGCCGCAAGCGGATGGGCATGTACGCAGCCGGCTTCAGGCAGAAAAAGCGGAATTCGGCCTTTCCCATCTTTACCGCCGTTTGCAGGAAATTGATCCTGAAACCGCCGGACGGCTGGAGCCGCAGGACAGCCAGCGCATCGAACGTGCTTTGGAAGTGTATGCATTGACCGGCAAGCCTTTAAGCGTACATTTCAGCGAGCAGGCGGCTTTCTCTCCGCCGCTCAGCCTGCACACGGTTGCCCTGCTGCCGGAAGACCGTGCCAAACTGCACACACAGATTGCCCGCCGCTTCGATTTGATGTTGGAACAGGGATTGATTGATGAAATGCATAATCTGAAGGCACTCTACCCTGAATTAGATGAGAATATGCCGTCTATGCGCTGTGTCGGCTACCGTCAGGCTTGGGACTATCTGGAAGGCCGTCTGAATTATGAGTCGTTTATCGAAAAAGGCGTGGCGGCCACCCGCCAGCTTGCCAAACGGCAGCTGACTTGGCTGCGGAAAATTCCGTTTTCGCAAAGCACGGATCCGTATCGCGACAATATTTTTCAGACGGCCTCCGAAGCTGCAAAACGGCATTTCGGTTTATAG
- a CDS encoding transposase, protein MSSFLHTDALHHIEKHLDRFPLIKLDRILDWTPIEQYLAGRKTRYVRDNGGRPAYPLLSMFKAILLGQWHSLSDPELEYSLINILIIRHLSFG, encoded by the coding sequence ATGAGCAGCTTTTTACACACCGACGCCCTCCACCACATCGAAAAACATCTCGACCGCTTCCCACTCATCAAACTCGACCGTATTCTTGACTGGACACCCATCGAACAATACCTCGCCGGCCGCAAAACCCGCTACGTGCGCGACAATGGCGGCCGTCCCGCCTATCCTTTGCTCTCCATGTTCAAAGCCATCCTGCTCGGCCAATGGCACAGCCTCTCCGACCCCGAACTCGAATACAGCCTCATCAATATATTGATTATACGCCATCTTTCCTTTGGGTAG
- a CDS encoding transferrin-binding protein-like solute binding protein, whose product MQQLKTLSLCSLTAMLTACAGGSFDTLNVNPEPPPLPEPPKVEKVPEPRQNPEEQAALKQPAAGFVMKGLRRNRAKHDQNGNPLLDASGNPTEAEIYIPLNPNDVEAVNDADLTIPKLKEMQNDPNNRGAHHVYHTGKQQEGKYQYIRFGHVTADYPEVIEETVRDKEGDLKWYTQREGWNVHTFYHGTSAAAALPVDNNVNYRGEWYFMSDVKKGKGKEPGSNPHLGNGFNSLKGNGDIASATGQANETTDKKYTSDFTVNFADKSMTGGLHYESRIESKRKLYDIEAQLNGNRFTGKALSKVNDDSSTLDKAFFAADSNLLEGGFYGPEAQELAGKFLANDNSLFVVFGAKRDSDNPNQPKKTNALLDAFYITVPKRVDVEYEEEEEINETDTAANDALTEEDFTEEEEKEPEVRQHLTETERKPLANFGYAMKLRFGNKVFDLEKAELDEMLKNANAEIGADTTGKTHSITLPENSEGKPREFVQVCCSNLSYLRFGQFVLQEKAGQDPVHALYLQGERTPVSDLPQSGKATYLGSWTGFIKVQPPQRHAFGNPDYGHNATMKNISSSSRSGVSSFDVDFDNKKLNGALIGTDSRRVFNIEANINGSGFTGRGYTDGSFPFDPGNLTKGYSAYVPDAKVEGGFYGPGARELGGTLIYNSPDKDQDSTDIRAGAVFGATKQE is encoded by the coding sequence ATGCAGCAGCTCAAAACACTCTCACTTTGCAGCCTTACCGCCATGCTTACCGCTTGTGCGGGCGGCAGCTTCGATACGCTGAACGTCAACCCCGAACCGCCCCCGCTACCCGAACCGCCCAAAGTAGAAAAAGTACCCGAACCTCGCCAAAATCCGGAAGAGCAGGCTGCCTTAAAACAACCTGCCGCAGGTTTTGTGATGAAAGGCTTGCGCCGCAACAGAGCCAAGCACGATCAAAACGGCAATCCGTTGTTGGACGCATCGGGCAATCCTACCGAAGCGGAAATCTACATACCGCTCAATCCCAACGATGTCGAAGCCGTTAACGATGCAGATTTGACTATTCCCAAGCTGAAAGAAATGCAGAACGACCCTAACAACCGCGGGGCTCATCATGTTTATCACACAGGCAAACAGCAAGAAGGCAAATACCAATATATCCGCTTCGGCCACGTTACTGCCGATTATCCCGAAGTAATTGAAGAAACGGTTAGGGATAAAGAGGGCGATTTAAAATGGTATACGCAAAGAGAAGGCTGGAACGTTCACACCTTTTATCACGGCACCTCTGCCGCAGCCGCCCTTCCCGTTGACAACAACGTAAACTATCGGGGTGAGTGGTATTTCATGAGCGACGTAAAAAAAGGCAAAGGAAAAGAACCCGGAAGCAACCCTCACCTCGGCAACGGTTTTAACAGCCTGAAAGGTAACGGCGATATTGCCAGTGCAACCGGCCAAGCAAATGAGACTACCGACAAAAAATATACGTCTGACTTTACCGTTAATTTCGCCGATAAAAGCATGACAGGCGGGCTTCATTACGAATCACGCATCGAATCCAAAAGGAAGCTGTACGACATTGAAGCACAGCTCAACGGCAACCGCTTTACCGGAAAAGCCTTATCTAAGGTAAACGACGACTCTTCAACCTTAGACAAAGCATTTTTTGCTGCCGACTCCAACCTGCTCGAAGGCGGTTTCTACGGCCCCGAAGCCCAAGAGCTTGCCGGCAAATTCTTAGCCAACGACAACTCTTTGTTTGTCGTATTCGGCGCAAAACGCGATAGCGACAATCCGAACCAACCTAAAAAAACCAATGCATTATTAGACGCTTTCTATATTACCGTTCCCAAACGGGTTGATGTGGAGTACGAAGAGGAAGAAGAAATCAACGAAACCGACACCGCCGCAAACGACGCCCTTACAGAAGAAGACTTTACCGAAGAAGAAGAAAAAGAACCCGAAGTCCGCCAACACCTCACCGAAACCGAGCGCAAACCTTTAGCCAATTTCGGCTATGCCATGAAACTGCGCTTCGGCAACAAAGTTTTCGACTTGGAAAAAGCTGAGCTTGACGAAATGCTGAAAAACGCCAACGCCGAAATAGGTGCCGACACAACAGGCAAAACCCACAGCATTACCCTACCGGAGAACAGCGAAGGCAAGCCCCGCGAGTTCGTGCAGGTGTGTTGCAGCAACTTGAGCTATCTGCGCTTCGGCCAATTCGTGTTACAGGAAAAAGCAGGGCAAGACCCCGTGCACGCTCTCTATCTACAAGGCGAAAGAACCCCCGTATCCGATCTGCCGCAATCAGGAAAAGCCACATACTTAGGCAGCTGGACCGGCTTTATCAAAGTACAACCGCCGCAACGCCACGCATTCGGCAACCCCGACTACGGTCATAACGCCACCATGAAAAACATCAGCTCAAGCAGCAGATCCGGCGTTTCATCATTTGACGTTGATTTTGATAACAAAAAGCTGAACGGCGCATTAATCGGCACCGACAGCCGCAGAGTATTCAATATCGAAGCCAATATCAACGGCAGCGGCTTTACAGGCCGAGGCTATACCGACGGCAGCTTCCCCTTCGACCCGGGTAATCTCACTAAAGGCTATTCCGCCTATGTTCCCGATGCCAAAGTGGAGGGCGGTTTCTACGGCCCCGGCGCACGCGAACTGGGCGGCACGCTGATCTACAACTCACCGGATAAAGACCAAGACAGCACAGATATCCGCGCAGGTGCGGTATTCGGCGCAACCAAACAAGAATAA